Proteins encoded by one window of Candidatus Paceibacterota bacterium:
- a CDS encoding serine hydrolase produces the protein MTLLKKPAAVVICLAALALGFAAGRYSIASDVASPDTDVIERNTRYRFISPLLECGDYQASNLMNGDAAEITEELNAFIERQKAKDAAEDVAVYFRDLNNGPYVNINSSYRFAPGSLLKVPTAIALYKQAENDPSILLRPATLKEGDDNFDGMQNFVPPEHIERGKAYTLEELARYMLVYSENNAAYLIINSVNTPALLASYSDLGIEAPSPEGYSINVRDFGSFFRVLYNASYLSQDDSERVLSLLSETFFTDGLAKGVPKGVVVSHKFGERTTDDGMRELHDCGVVYKPGQPYVLCIMSRGKSFAGLSDTISGISSIVYGTLLKNNRSF, from the coding sequence ATGACTCTCCTTAAGAAACCAGCAGCCGTCGTCATATGCCTCGCCGCGCTCGCTCTCGGCTTCGCGGCCGGCAGGTATTCGATCGCTTCCGACGTGGCATCTCCTGATACCGACGTCATCGAGCGCAATACCAGGTACAGGTTCATCAGCCCTCTCCTCGAATGCGGAGACTACCAGGCGAGCAATCTCATGAACGGCGATGCGGCGGAGATCACCGAGGAGCTCAATGCATTCATAGAGAGGCAAAAAGCCAAAGACGCCGCCGAAGATGTCGCAGTCTATTTCCGTGACCTCAACAATGGCCCTTACGTGAACATAAACAGCTCTTATAGATTCGCCCCCGGAAGCCTTCTCAAGGTGCCGACGGCGATCGCCCTCTATAAGCAGGCGGAGAATGACCCTTCGATCCTTCTGAGACCCGCGACTCTGAAAGAGGGTGACGATAATTTCGATGGCATGCAGAATTTCGTTCCGCCGGAGCATATAGAAAGAGGGAAGGCGTATACCCTCGAAGAGCTTGCCCGCTATATGCTTGTCTATTCGGAGAACAATGCCGCATATCTCATCATCAATTCGGTGAATACACCGGCGCTCCTCGCGTCATACAGCGATCTGGGCATAGAAGCGCCGTCTCCCGAGGGCTATTCGATCAATGTCCGGGATTTCGGGTCGTTCTTCCGCGTGCTCTATAACGCGTCGTATTTGAGCCAAGATGACTCCGAGCGCGTCCTTTCGCTCCTTTCAGAGACGTTCTTTACCGACGGACTCGCGAAAGGCGTCCCGAAAGGCGTCGTCGTGTCGCATAAGTTCGGTGAAAGGACTACCGATGACGGTATGCGCGAGCTCCATGATTGCGGCGTCGTGTATAAGCCCGGCCAGCCCTACGTTCTCTGCATAATGAGTCGCGGAAAGAGCTTTGCGGGCCTCTCTGATACCATCTCCGGCATATCTTCGATCGTGTATGGCACCCTTCTTAAAAACAACCGGTCGTTTTGA
- a CDS encoding dockerin type I repeat-containing protein, whose product MRASRSIAALSLLMLTGAFSAVSAQEYSSVSYRSSNPVIFPAGYGTSPSFGLSGVVSQAAIGPSDSASYGLFSGFEYFPLVSTPIVAATPDTAAVNLSWTASEASNGLNVTSYSVGQSVSPGGPYTMFSLGNALSSSQSGLAPGIRYYFIIKVFDALGNQIATSTEVSAIPTAPSTTGGGSSGGGSGGGGGGGGTGYTSPSGSGSGVNFSGRAYPKSTVTILKDATVITTTVADATANFKVSVSNLGPGNYFFSVYSEDDQGRRSSLLTFPASVTSGVTTNIGGIFITPTIALDKSEVKRGDDIAIFGQTAQKGNVTIQVNSDQTMFVTTDSDAGGVYLYNFDTTPLELGDHSAKSKTSVGNEITAYSAAVGFIVGTQNVLAAAPTKACNVRGNLNADCKVNLVDYSILAYWFKRPNPPKNVDLNGDGKVDLIDFSILAYNWTG is encoded by the coding sequence ATGCGCGCTTCTCGAAGCATCGCGGCTCTCAGTCTCCTTATGCTCACGGGCGCCTTTTCCGCCGTCTCGGCTCAGGAATATTCGTCGGTGAGCTATCGTTCGTCGAATCCTGTCATATTTCCGGCAGGCTACGGCACGTCGCCGTCGTTCGGCCTGTCGGGCGTCGTGTCGCAGGCGGCGATCGGGCCTTCGGATAGTGCTTCATACGGACTGTTCAGCGGTTTCGAATATTTTCCTCTCGTATCCACGCCGATCGTGGCCGCGACGCCTGACACGGCGGCGGTGAACCTGTCCTGGACGGCGTCTGAAGCATCGAACGGATTGAATGTGACGAGCTATTCGGTCGGGCAATCGGTCTCTCCGGGCGGTCCATATACGATGTTTAGCCTGGGCAACGCGCTCTCTTCCTCCCAGTCGGGGCTCGCTCCGGGCATTCGCTACTACTTCATCATCAAAGTTTTCGACGCCCTCGGCAACCAGATAGCGACGTCTACCGAGGTCTCTGCCATTCCTACCGCTCCTTCGACGACGGGCGGAGGGTCGAGCGGAGGCGGCAGTGGAGGTGGTGGCGGGGGCGGCGGAACAGGATATACAAGCCCTTCGGGAAGCGGGTCAGGCGTCAATTTTTCGGGCCGGGCATATCCGAAAAGCACCGTCACGATCCTCAAGGACGCAACGGTTATCACGACGACGGTCGCCGACGCGACGGCTAATTTCAAGGTGTCGGTCTCGAACCTGGGTCCGGGGAATTACTTTTTCTCCGTCTATAGCGAAGACGATCAGGGCCGCAGATCGAGCCTTCTCACATTCCCCGCGAGCGTCACGTCGGGCGTGACGACCAATATTGGAGGCATATTCATAACGCCGACGATTGCCCTCGATAAGTCGGAGGTCAAGCGCGGCGACGACATCGCTATATTTGGTCAGACGGCGCAGAAGGGTAATGTCACCATACAGGTCAATTCGGACCAGACGATGTTCGTGACGACGGATTCGGACGCAGGCGGCGTGTATCTGTATAACTTCGATACGACGCCCCTGGAATTGGGCGATCACAGCGCTAAATCTAAGACATCGGTAGGGAATGAGATCACGGCCTACAGCGCGGCCGTCGGGTTCATCGTAGGCACTCAGAATGTCCTGGCGGCTGCGCCTACCAAGGCCTGCAACGTGCGCGGTAACCTCAACGCCGACTGCAAGGTCAACCTCGTCGACTATTCGATCCTCGCATATTGGTTCAAGAGGCCGAACCCTCCGAAGAACGTGGATTTGAACGGCGACGGCAAGGTGGATCTCATAGACTTCTCGATATTGGCGTATAACTGGACCGGATAA
- a CDS encoding VOC family protein: MKIKEIAFVAYAVTDVRRARAFYEGTLGLKPDSVMEQGNDFAFIEYWIGEHDEHCLVIGAGAPNFKPGKTGATAALEVDDFQAFVDRLKAANVKFLMEPAEWPSCNMVLIEDPDGNQIMIHRRKQ; encoded by the coding sequence ATGAAAATCAAAGAAATCGCTTTCGTGGCGTATGCCGTTACCGACGTCAGACGAGCCCGCGCATTCTATGAAGGGACGCTCGGACTGAAGCCTGATTCCGTCATGGAGCAGGGCAACGACTTCGCTTTTATCGAATACTGGATAGGGGAGCATGACGAGCATTGCCTCGTCATCGGTGCAGGCGCGCCCAATTTCAAGCCCGGCAAGACGGGCGCCACGGCCGCTCTCGAAGTAGACGATTTCCAGGCATTCGTGGACAGGCTGAAAGCCGCGAACGTCAAATTCCTTATGGAACCCGCAGAATGGCCGTCGTGCAATATGGTCCTGATCGAAGACCCTGACGGGAACCAGATCATGATCCATCGCAGGAAGCAGTAA
- a CDS encoding DoxX family membrane protein — MTVAFTLGRIIVGLYFLINAYNHVIKGSHMVGYAASKGVPAPKLAITGSGLLLLAGALSILSGVAVFWGLIALLVFMIPVTLKMHDYWKETDPMAKMNARIAFQKNMAIIGFLLMAMAIPTPWTYSL, encoded by the coding sequence ATGACTGTCGCATTCACTCTCGGACGAATCATCGTCGGTCTCTATTTCCTCATCAACGCCTATAACCACGTCATCAAAGGTTCGCACATGGTCGGCTACGCCGCTTCGAAAGGCGTTCCGGCTCCAAAGCTCGCCATAACAGGCAGCGGCCTACTCCTCCTCGCGGGTGCTCTCTCGATCCTGTCGGGCGTCGCGGTGTTCTGGGGCCTTATCGCTCTCCTCGTATTCATGATTCCGGTCACGCTCAAGATGCACGATTACTGGAAAGAGACCGATCCTATGGCAAAGATGAATGCGCGCATCGCATTCCAGAAGAATATGGCCATCATCGGCTTTCTCCTCATGGCTATGGCCATTCCGACTCCGTGGACGTACAGCCTCTAA
- a CDS encoding response regulator transcription factor — protein MRILVIDDDPDIRGFLKEKLSSEGFTVDTAGDGAEGSYMARVNEYDALILDNVMPRKNGKEVLKEVRASGKNMPVLALSVMCDIDDKIELLDLGADDYITKPFSAKELVSRLRALVRRPAQIILPVLTAGDLVLDTARQRAIVGEREVYLTRKEFALAECLLRSAGAIVSRGTLLESVWESDADHLSNTIEVHMRNLRRKIDGDSRRKIIHTAPGRGYWIGVQDKVMR, from the coding sequence ATGAGAATACTCGTTATCGACGACGATCCTGATATCCGCGGCTTCCTTAAAGAAAAGCTCTCGTCCGAAGGCTTTACGGTGGACACGGCAGGCGACGGCGCCGAAGGCTCATACATGGCCCGCGTTAATGAATACGACGCCCTCATCCTCGATAACGTCATGCCGCGAAAGAACGGCAAAGAGGTGCTGAAAGAGGTTCGCGCGAGCGGCAAGAACATGCCCGTGCTCGCCCTCTCCGTTATGTGCGACATAGACGACAAGATCGAGCTCCTCGATCTCGGCGCGGATGATTACATCACCAAGCCTTTTTCGGCCAAAGAGCTCGTATCGCGCCTCCGCGCCTTGGTCCGCAGGCCGGCACAGATAATCTTACCTGTCCTCACCGCAGGCGACTTGGTCCTCGATACCGCCCGCCAGAGGGCGATCGTCGGAGAGCGCGAAGTGTACCTTACCCGGAAAGAATTCGCTCTGGCCGAATGCCTCCTCCGAAGTGCGGGCGCCATCGTATCGCGCGGGACACTCCTTGAAAGCGTCTGGGAAAGCGACGCCGATCACCTATCGAATACCATCGAAGTCCATATGCGGAACCTCCGCAGGAAAATAGACGGCGATTCAAGGCGCAAGATCATACACACCGCCCCAGGGCGCGGCTATTGGATCGGGGTCCAGGATAAAGTTATGCGTTAG
- a CDS encoding DUF1761 domain-containing protein, with translation MFFENINYIVVIAATAVGIMIGFIWHSPWAFGNIWKKSQSWGEDKLIAKKAGKSMLPVWAVTAASTLVTAIVIAALFNSLVVTSIAGMIVLALSVWVAFVLPIKLFDVIFGGDNWTFFLVSIGHELLVVLAMTLVIGIWG, from the coding sequence ATGTTTTTCGAGAACATCAACTATATCGTCGTTATCGCCGCGACCGCCGTCGGTATCATGATCGGCTTTATCTGGCATTCGCCGTGGGCTTTCGGCAATATCTGGAAAAAGTCCCAGTCCTGGGGCGAGGACAAGCTCATAGCTAAAAAAGCGGGGAAGTCCATGCTCCCGGTATGGGCCGTGACCGCGGCTTCGACCCTGGTGACTGCTATCGTCATCGCCGCTCTGTTTAATTCTCTCGTCGTGACGTCTATCGCAGGCATGATCGTCCTCGCGCTTTCCGTCTGGGTCGCGTTCGTTCTCCCGATCAAGCTCTTCGACGTCATCTTTGGCGGCGACAACTGGACGTTCTTCCTCGTGTCCATCGGCCACGAGCTTCTCGTCGTCCTCGCGATGACGCTCGTCATCGGCATCTGGGGCTAA
- a CDS encoding rhodanese-related sulfurtransferase: protein MSHEILLYYKYTSVRDPEKFAREQRDFCDRHNLKGRIIVAKEGINGTLEGLIKDTRAYRRFLNSKTGFKSVHWKISQGTGVAFPRLSVKVRPEIVSLSLEKNKDADVDPRKTTGVHLKPADLKKWFDKGEKFTIIDMRNDYEHKVGAFEGSILPPLKNFRDLPKVMPKLKRFAQDKVLTVCTGGVRCEKASGYLIKKGFKDVYQLDGGIVSFMEKYPGVHFKGSLYVFDGRVTMDFGGGKGKARDVIGVCEKCGAKTETFADCTNQDCRNQMLCCKACIKADKAYCSDKCRLIIEKNPRARSRSIAKTEL, encoded by the coding sequence ATGAGCCACGAGATACTCCTTTATTACAAATACACATCCGTGCGGGATCCCGAAAAATTCGCCAGGGAGCAGCGGGATTTTTGCGACCGCCATAACCTCAAGGGCCGCATCATCGTGGCTAAGGAGGGCATAAACGGGACTCTGGAGGGCCTTATAAAGGATACCCGCGCGTATAGGCGTTTTTTGAACTCTAAGACGGGGTTCAAGAGCGTACATTGGAAGATAAGCCAGGGCACAGGCGTCGCGTTTCCTCGCCTTTCGGTCAAAGTCCGACCGGAGATCGTGTCGCTCTCTTTGGAAAAAAATAAGGACGCGGATGTCGATCCTCGGAAGACAACGGGCGTCCATCTGAAGCCGGCCGACCTTAAAAAATGGTTCGATAAGGGCGAAAAATTCACGATCATAGATATGCGGAACGACTACGAACACAAGGTCGGCGCATTCGAAGGCTCGATCTTGCCGCCTCTTAAAAACTTCCGCGACTTGCCGAAGGTCATGCCGAAATTGAAGAGATTCGCACAGGATAAAGTGCTCACCGTCTGCACGGGCGGCGTCCGATGCGAAAAAGCGTCAGGGTACCTTATCAAAAAAGGATTCAAGGACGTGTACCAGCTCGACGGAGGCATCGTATCGTTCATGGAAAAGTATCCGGGCGTCCATTTCAAGGGATCGCTCTATGTGTTCGACGGGCGCGTGACCATGGATTTCGGCGGCGGAAAAGGAAAGGCACGCGACGTCATCGGCGTCTGCGAGAAATGCGGCGCGAAGACCGAAACCTTCGCGGATTGCACCAACCAGGACTGTAGGAACCAGATGCTCTGCTGCAAAGCATGCATAAAGGCGGATAAAGCGTATTGTTCGGATAAGTGCCGTCTCATTATAGAGAAGAACCCTCGCGCCCGCTCGCGCTCGATAGCGAAGACGGAGCTCTAG
- a CDS encoding AI-2E family transporter, with translation MDTKKLQLHFFIGILLLVAILTVCLFWSFIAPLALAFMAAIVARPIHQFLLREWGNRRTLATLATVFFVLVVALVPLGILIHQATIESINFYTDVRDGNRGALDMISDSVIGPLHSLFPAWNIDVKGYVKGVADSLVRNAGGIFSSASSVALSTFIAIVGLFYMLRDGHAFKKTVIDLSPLADRYDNQIIEKIERAVNSVVRGSLFTSLIKGILATIGFAIFGVPHAILWGMLTAIVSLLPGIGAGLTIIPASLYLLALDRLVPAVGVLVWGTIVVGLVDNFVMPFVVGRGFTVHPLFVLLSVVGGIIFFGPIGLFLGPLVIALLSALLEIYKLVILDDEGKRTTVI, from the coding sequence ATGGACACCAAGAAACTCCAGCTTCATTTCTTTATCGGGATCCTTCTCCTCGTCGCCATCCTCACGGTCTGCCTGTTCTGGTCCTTCATAGCGCCGCTCGCTCTGGCGTTCATGGCCGCGATCGTAGCGCGTCCGATCCACCAGTTCCTCCTGCGCGAATGGGGCAATCGCCGTACGCTCGCGACGCTCGCGACGGTATTCTTCGTCCTCGTCGTCGCTCTCGTCCCGCTCGGCATCCTCATCCATCAGGCGACGATCGAGTCGATTAATTTTTACACCGACGTCCGCGACGGGAACAGGGGAGCGCTTGATATGATCTCTGACAGCGTCATCGGCCCTCTCCATTCGCTTTTTCCCGCATGGAACATAGACGTCAAGGGTTATGTGAAAGGCGTCGCCGACAGCCTCGTCCGGAATGCCGGCGGCATATTCTCGTCGGCGTCGTCGGTCGCGCTGAGCACCTTCATCGCCATCGTCGGCCTCTTCTACATGCTCCGCGACGGACATGCGTTCAAGAAGACGGTCATAGACCTTTCGCCGCTCGCCGACAGATACGACAATCAGATCATCGAAAAGATCGAGCGCGCCGTTAACTCCGTTGTCCGCGGCTCGCTCTTCACTTCTTTGATCAAAGGCATCCTTGCGACTATCGGCTTCGCCATATTCGGCGTGCCGCACGCGATCCTCTGGGGCATGCTCACGGCCATCGTGTCGCTTCTCCCGGGCATCGGCGCGGGCCTGACCATAATCCCTGCGAGCCTCTATCTTTTGGCTCTCGACAGGCTCGTCCCTGCGGTCGGCGTCCTTGTCTGGGGCACGATCGTCGTAGGGCTCGTGGATAATTTCGTGATGCCGTTCGTCGTGGGCAGGGGATTCACCGTCCACCCGCTGTTCGTCCTGCTCTCGGTCGTGGGCGGCATCATATTCTTTGGGCCGATCGGGCTTTTCCTCGGCCCGCTCGTGATCGCGCTCCTTTCGGCGCTGCTTGAAATATACAAACTCGTCATTTTGGACGACGAAGGCAAGCGCACGACGGTCATATGA
- a CDS encoding DoxX family protein, translated as MKSNNTDVALLLVRIALGLVFLAHGATKFMDMPGTLEFFSAMHLSPFWAYIVATVEAVGGLSMLLGVATGWSGILLAIVMLGSTFLVKISHGFIGGYEFDLTLFLSAIAISLAGPGKYTLTFALKRG; from the coding sequence ATGAAATCCAACAATACTGACGTAGCGCTCCTTCTCGTGCGCATCGCCCTCGGTCTCGTATTCCTCGCCCACGGAGCGACGAAATTCATGGATATGCCGGGAACGCTCGAATTCTTCTCGGCGATGCACCTTTCGCCGTTTTGGGCGTATATCGTAGCGACGGTCGAAGCCGTCGGCGGCCTCTCGATGCTCCTTGGCGTCGCGACAGGCTGGTCAGGCATACTTTTGGCCATCGTCATGCTCGGCTCGACCTTTCTCGTGAAGATCTCTCACGGATTCATCGGCGGATACGAATTCGATCTCACGCTCTTCCTCTCGGCCATCGCGATATCTCTCGCCGGTCCGGGCAAATACACGCTCACATTCGCTTTGAAGCGCGGCTAA
- a CDS encoding ATP-dependent DNA helicase: MSFDERYRNLNKGQKEAVDTIDGPVMVIAGPGTGKTTILTLRIANILKRTDTPPDAILALTFTESGVRAMRKKLADIIGPAAYRVRLHTFHSFANDIIKTYPDRFPRIIGAEHVEGLEQIALVEKLLETGDDGGDFGILRPKGDPTYYVSKVISAVKDLKRDHISSAKLAELIDAEEKIVLSMPDLRHEKGKYAGRVKGEYQDRLDGTAKSRELVRAYAAYEKALEQNRLYDFEDMIIEVVKGLSADRDLCLRIQEESQYILADEHQDANTAQNELLELVSSFHEDPNLFIVGDEKQAIFRFQGASLENFLHFKRKFPGAKLIRLSDNYRSHQIILDAAHALIGNNPVPDEGLRVELAAKAPGSIPKAIDCVTLPDIPSELDFVSREAKKLIESGVAPQEIAVLIRNNRHAEAVERAFSAAHIPVARLADADVLDHPYVAALISVIRASLDPAQNEFVARALLAPFLGLDIAAVSHALETWRREKGLLIDSLRANEATKPFALLLARFGRLASGDPVVDAFETIANESGFVEFVVKHERSRELVPLYSALLSTVVRFAERERSATLRDLVARLDHAREHGYSIAASSIPPQGVQLMTAHGSKGLEFEYVFIVHANDNVWGGKKARKAFALPNIGGETGAERAPDAGDGAEDERRLFYVALTRARKHVFITSSERDSDGKELSLSRFILEIPEAHVRRSVEAGSRSIAIKQAGRKSLFKDPAYIRSLFLERGFSVTHLNNFLVCPWRYFFLNLILLPKAQENPQLYGSAIHGALHDYFEAYKREEDMPVDEAVSLFEKYLRRTHMTERDLADYVASGKEELKAYLAAYQFPRTIWNEYKVSGVPFKVGDAEILLNGNLDKVELVESDSVNVVDYKTGKPQSRNKLEGKTKDADGDYKRQLVFYKLILDRYKSGEWNMKTGTLDFIKPDDGGRLRREAFVITDEEVRELETTIADAAGKILAFDFQGCEKPDCEWCALAKSF, from the coding sequence GTGTCTTTTGACGAGCGCTATAGGAATCTGAACAAAGGTCAAAAAGAGGCCGTAGACACGATCGACGGCCCGGTAATGGTCATTGCCGGACCCGGAACGGGCAAGACGACCATCCTCACGCTCCGCATAGCGAATATCCTCAAAAGGACAGATACGCCTCCTGACGCGATCTTGGCGCTTACGTTCACCGAATCGGGCGTGCGCGCCATGCGCAAGAAGCTCGCTGACATCATCGGCCCCGCAGCGTACCGCGTCCGCCTCCATACGTTCCATAGCTTCGCGAACGACATCATCAAGACGTATCCTGACCGATTCCCGCGCATCATCGGCGCCGAGCACGTCGAAGGGCTCGAGCAGATCGCCCTCGTCGAGAAGCTCCTCGAAACGGGCGACGACGGGGGCGATTTCGGTATCCTCCGTCCCAAAGGCGACCCGACGTACTATGTATCTAAAGTCATAAGCGCCGTAAAAGACCTGAAGCGCGATCATATCTCGTCCGCCAAGCTTGCCGAGCTCATCGATGCCGAGGAAAAAATCGTTTTGAGTATGCCGGACCTTCGCCATGAGAAAGGGAAATACGCCGGCCGCGTAAAAGGCGAATATCAAGATAGGCTCGACGGCACGGCGAAGAGCCGTGAGCTCGTCCGAGCGTATGCAGCATATGAAAAAGCGCTCGAGCAGAACCGCCTCTATGACTTCGAGGATATGATCATCGAAGTGGTAAAAGGATTGTCTGCCGATCGGGACCTGTGCCTCCGTATCCAGGAAGAGAGCCAGTACATACTGGCTGACGAGCATCAGGACGCGAATACCGCCCAGAACGAGCTCCTCGAGCTCGTCTCTTCATTCCATGAGGACCCGAATCTCTTTATCGTCGGCGACGAGAAGCAGGCCATATTCAGGTTTCAGGGCGCTTCTCTGGAAAATTTCCTGCATTTCAAGCGCAAATTTCCGGGCGCAAAGCTGATACGGCTTTCCGATAACTATCGCTCGCACCAGATCATTCTCGATGCGGCGCATGCGCTCATCGGCAATAATCCCGTTCCGGATGAGGGCCTACGCGTTGAGCTCGCGGCGAAAGCACCCGGCTCGATCCCGAAGGCCATCGATTGCGTGACGCTGCCTGATATTCCGAGCGAATTAGATTTTGTCTCGCGCGAAGCGAAAAAACTGATCGAAAGCGGCGTTGCCCCGCAAGAGATCGCCGTGCTCATTCGCAATAACCGCCACGCCGAAGCCGTCGAAAGAGCTTTTTCCGCTGCGCATATCCCCGTAGCGCGCCTCGCCGATGCCGATGTGCTCGATCATCCGTATGTCGCGGCTCTGATTTCAGTCATCCGCGCGTCGCTCGATCCTGCGCAGAACGAATTCGTCGCGCGGGCGCTTTTAGCGCCGTTTCTCGGTCTCGATATCGCGGCGGTTTCCCACGCGCTCGAAACATGGCGCAGGGAAAAGGGGCTTTTGATCGATTCTCTCCGCGCCAACGAAGCTACGAAGCCTTTCGCGCTCTTGCTGGCGCGCTTCGGCCGGTTAGCGTCGGGAGATCCCGTCGTGGATGCATTCGAAACGATCGCCAATGAATCCGGTTTCGTCGAGTTCGTGGTGAAGCACGAGAGATCGCGCGAGCTCGTGCCGCTGTATTCGGCGCTCCTTTCGACCGTCGTGCGATTCGCCGAACGCGAACGGTCGGCGACACTCCGCGACCTTGTGGCGCGCCTCGACCATGCCCGCGAGCATGGCTACAGTATTGCGGCGTCGTCTATCCCTCCGCAGGGCGTCCAGCTCATGACCGCCCACGGTTCAAAGGGTCTTGAATTCGAATACGTATTCATCGTCCACGCGAACGACAATGTGTGGGGAGGAAAAAAGGCGCGAAAAGCATTCGCTTTGCCGAATATCGGTGGGGAAACGGGCGCGGAGCGCGCTCCCGATGCGGGCGACGGCGCCGAAGACGAGCGCAGGCTCTTCTATGTCGCTCTCACGCGCGCGCGAAAGCATGTATTCATAACCTCTTCCGAGCGCGACTCTGACGGCAAGGAGCTTTCGCTGTCGCGATTCATCCTGGAGATCCCCGAAGCCCATGTCCGCCGATCCGTAGAGGCCGGCTCCCGTTCCATCGCCATAAAACAGGCCGGCAGAAAATCTCTTTTTAAAGACCCTGCATATATCCGCTCGCTTTTCTTGGAGCGGGGGTTTTCGGTGACGCATCTCAATAATTTCCTCGTCTGCCCGTGGAGGTACTTTTTCCTTAACCTCATTCTTCTGCCGAAGGCCCAGGAAAATCCGCAGCTCTACGGATCAGCTATCCACGGCGCTCTTCATGACTATTTCGAGGCTTATAAGCGAGAGGAAGATATGCCTGTGGACGAAGCGGTCAGCCTCTTTGAAAAATATCTTCGCCGCACGCACATGACCGAGCGCGACCTCGCCGATTATGTCGCGTCGGGAAAAGAAGAGCTCAAAGCGTACCTCGCCGCCTATCAATTCCCGCGCACCATCTGGAACGAATATAAAGTCTCCGGCGTGCCGTTCAAGGTCGGCGATGCGGAGATACTCCTGAACGGAAACTTGGATAAGGTCGAATTGGTCGAAAGCGATTCGGTAAACGTCGTGGATTACAAGACCGGCAAGCCGCAGTCGCGGAACAAGCTCGAAGGCAAGACCAAGGATGCCGACGGCGATTACAAGCGTCAGCTCGTATTCTATAAATTGATCCTCGACCGCTATAAATCAGGCGAGTGGAATATGAAAACAGGCACGCTTGATTTCATAAAGCCCGATGACGGCGGCAGATTGCGCCGCGAGGCATTCGTCATAACGGACGAAGAGGTCCGCGAGCTTGAAACGACTATAGCTGACGCGGCAGGGAAAATACTCGCCTTCGATTTTCAGGGCTGCGAAAAGCCCGACTGCGAATGGTGCGCTCTCGCTAAGAGTTTTTGA
- a CDS encoding DsbA family protein, translating to MNEQKQSLSIPLAIIIAGALIGFGLYWSGRGSAPAPAVADTAPKTTTDGIKAVTSSDYVLGNRNAQIMIVEYSDLECPFCKQYQSVLHQIVNAYPGKVAWAFRHFPVHTNSIPEAEALECAGEIGGNDAFWKYADRVFQETTSNNGLDLSKLPQFAADLGIDKSQFAACAASNKYESKITADRQEALSTGTRGTPYSVIFAGGDKISLDQGALPFEAMKNIIDTVLKNS from the coding sequence ATGAACGAGCAAAAACAATCCCTTTCGATCCCTCTCGCCATCATCATCGCGGGCGCCCTTATCGGTTTCGGACTCTATTGGAGCGGCCGCGGCTCTGCGCCGGCCCCCGCCGTCGCTGATACCGCGCCGAAAACGACGACCGACGGCATCAAAGCGGTCACGTCTTCGGATTACGTCCTCGGCAATAGAAACGCCCAGATCATGATCGTCGAATATTCCGACCTCGAATGCCCGTTCTGCAAGCAATACCAATCGGTGCTCCACCAGATCGTGAACGCGTATCCGGGCAAAGTCGCATGGGCGTTCCGGCATTTTCCTGTCCACACGAATTCGATCCCCGAAGCCGAAGCGCTCGAATGCGCCGGCGAGATCGGCGGAAACGACGCGTTCTGGAAATACGCTGACCGCGTATTCCAAGAGACGACGTCGAATAACGGCCTCGACCTTTCGAAATTGCCTCAATTCGCCGCCGACCTCGGCATAGACAAATCGCAGTTCGCCGCATGCGCCGCTTCGAATAAATATGAGTCCAAGATCACCGCAGACCGGCAGGAAGCATTGAGCACGGGCACGCGCGGCACGCCGTACAGCGTCATATTCGCGGGCGGAGACAAGATATCGCTCGACCAGGGCGCCCTTCCGTTCGAGGCGATGAAGAACATTATCGACACGGTCCTCAAAAACTCTTAG
- the bcp gene encoding thioredoxin-dependent thiol peroxidase: MKSLDQIALIGNPAPDFTLKDQDGKLRSLSDWQGQWVILYFYPKDMTSGCTLEAQEFRDHEYEIGDMNAVIIGVSPDDQKSHTKFCQEQSLNFTLLSDTEKEAAEAYDVWKEKSMYGNKYWGVERTTFLIDPAGKVAKIYSKVRPLGHAEAVIADLEKLQK; the protein is encoded by the coding sequence ATGAAATCGCTCGATCAAATCGCTCTCATTGGGAATCCCGCGCCGGATTTCACCCTTAAGGACCAGGATGGCAAGCTCCGGTCGCTTTCCGACTGGCAAGGCCAGTGGGTCATTCTCTATTTCTATCCCAAGGACATGACGTCGGGATGCACGCTCGAAGCCCAGGAATTCCGCGACCATGAATACGAGATCGGAGATATGAACGCGGTCATCATCGGAGTAAGCCCTGATGACCAGAAATCGCATACCAAATTCTGCCAGGAACAGAGCCTGAACTTCACGCTCCTCTCGGATACGGAAAAGGAGGCTGCCGAGGCATACGACGTTTGGAAAGAGAAATCTATGTACGGAAACAAGTACTGGGGCGTCGAGCGTACGACGTTCCTGATAGATCCTGCCGGCAAGGTTGCCAAGATATATTCAAAGGTGAGGCCTCTCGGCCACGCCGAGGCCGTCATTGCGGATCTCGAGAAGCTACAGAAATAG